A window of the Streptomyces sp. NBC_00454 genome harbors these coding sequences:
- a CDS encoding tRNA (adenine-N1)-methyltransferase, whose translation MSEPTGAARRRGPFEVGDQVQLTDPKGRHYTFTLEAGKNFHTHKGSFPHDELIGSPEGSVVRTTGNVAYLALRPLLPDYVLSMPRGAAVVYPKDAGQILAFADIFPGARVVEAGVGSGSLSSFLLRAIGDQGMLHSYERRPDFAEIATANVERYFGGPHPAWQLTVGDLQDNLSDTDVDRVILDMLAPWECLEAVSKALVPGGILCCYVATTTQLSRTVESIREFGCYAEPQPWESMIRNWHVEGLAVRPDHRMIGHTGFLVTARRLADGVEPPMRRRRPSKGAYGEDYDGPGSQSGSKAAAAATAPAEPAVTDTAADSADLG comes from the coding sequence ATGTCCGAACCGACCGGTGCCGCCCGCCGACGCGGGCCCTTCGAGGTCGGGGACCAGGTTCAGCTCACCGACCCCAAGGGCCGCCACTACACGTTCACGCTCGAAGCCGGGAAGAATTTCCACACCCACAAGGGTTCCTTCCCGCACGACGAGCTGATCGGCTCCCCCGAGGGCAGTGTTGTCCGTACCACGGGCAACGTCGCCTACCTCGCGCTGCGTCCCCTGCTCCCCGACTATGTCCTGTCCATGCCCCGCGGTGCCGCCGTGGTCTACCCCAAGGACGCGGGCCAGATCCTGGCCTTCGCCGACATCTTCCCCGGCGCCCGAGTCGTCGAAGCAGGTGTGGGCTCCGGCTCCCTGAGCAGCTTCCTGCTGCGCGCCATCGGCGACCAGGGCATGCTCCACAGCTACGAGCGCCGCCCGGACTTCGCCGAGATCGCCACGGCCAACGTCGAGCGCTACTTCGGCGGCCCCCACCCCGCGTGGCAGCTGACCGTCGGCGACCTCCAGGACAACCTGTCCGACACGGACGTCGACCGCGTGATCCTCGACATGCTCGCCCCCTGGGAATGCCTGGAAGCCGTCTCCAAGGCGCTGGTCCCCGGCGGCATCCTCTGCTGCTACGTGGCCACCACCACCCAGCTCTCCCGGACCGTCGAATCCATCCGCGAGTTCGGCTGCTACGCCGAACCGCAGCCCTGGGAATCGATGATCCGCAACTGGCACGTCGAGGGCCTGGCCGTCCGCCCGGACCACCGGATGATCGGCCACACCGGCTTCCTCGTCACGGCCCGCCGCCTCGCGGACGGAGTCGAACCGCCCATGCGCCGCCGCCGCCCCTCCAAGGGCGCCTACGGCGAGGACTACGACGGACCCGGCAGCCAGTCCGGCAGCAAGGCAGCGGCCGCGGCCACCGCCCCGGCCGAACCCGCCGTCACGGACACCGCCGCCGACTCCGCCGACCTCGGCTGA
- a CDS encoding ABC transporter substrate-binding protein, whose product MRRNQWLVAPLGAATAAALLSGCGSTDGSNAGSGKGVVMGISDKVKATDPASGYDPGSWLLFNNVFQSLLSFPKGGTTPEPDAAQSCGFEGGESKVYKCTLRGGLKFSNGDSLTSKDVKYSFERTLKINDDNGPAVMLASIASIDTPDDKTVLFHLKTPDATFPSKIASGAGSIVDHAEYPADKLRTDGKAVGSGVYKLDSINDKSASFSVNESYNGKAKPRNSGVTMKFFNEDQAALKKVLESGDVDFAFRGLAAKDIAGLASQSGDQKVEVVQGAGAEVEHLVFNMNDPVAGKLPVRKAIAYLVDREALVKQVYDGTATSLYSIVPAGIASHTTAFFDRYGGTPQPDKAKAVLHAAGIKDKVKITLYSTPSRYGPSTDQEFQLIAKQLNDSGLFEATVKSVEFDQYEKDIADGKYGVYVKGWVPDYPDADNFTQPFFGPDNILHNNYDNKEITGTIIPSTSTKSDRAAANAEYSRLQDIVADEIPLLPLWQSKQYAVTRPNVTGLQWSLDASTVFRFWEISKG is encoded by the coding sequence ATGAGACGTAACCAGTGGTTGGTGGCCCCCCTCGGTGCGGCCACCGCCGCCGCGCTGCTCAGCGGTTGCGGTTCGACGGATGGCTCGAACGCCGGCAGCGGCAAGGGCGTGGTCATGGGCATATCCGACAAGGTGAAGGCCACCGACCCCGCCTCGGGCTACGACCCCGGCTCCTGGCTGCTCTTCAACAACGTCTTCCAGTCCCTGCTGAGCTTCCCCAAGGGCGGCACCACCCCGGAGCCCGACGCGGCGCAGTCCTGCGGGTTCGAGGGCGGCGAGAGCAAGGTGTACAAGTGCACCCTGCGCGGCGGCCTGAAGTTCAGCAACGGTGACAGCCTCACCTCGAAGGACGTCAAGTACTCCTTCGAGCGCACGCTGAAGATCAACGACGACAACGGCCCGGCCGTCATGCTGGCGTCGATCGCCTCCATCGACACCCCGGACGACAAGACCGTCCTGTTCCACCTCAAGACCCCCGACGCCACCTTCCCGAGCAAGATCGCCTCGGGCGCCGGCTCCATCGTCGACCACGCCGAGTACCCCGCGGACAAGCTCCGCACGGACGGCAAGGCCGTCGGCTCCGGGGTCTACAAGCTGGACTCCATCAACGACAAGAGCGCCAGCTTCTCCGTCAACGAGTCCTACAACGGCAAGGCCAAGCCCCGCAACAGCGGCGTGACCATGAAGTTCTTCAACGAGGACCAGGCCGCCCTCAAGAAGGTCCTCGAAAGCGGCGACGTCGACTTCGCCTTCCGCGGCCTGGCCGCCAAGGACATCGCCGGCCTGGCCTCCCAGAGCGGCGACCAGAAGGTCGAGGTCGTCCAGGGCGCCGGAGCCGAGGTCGAACACCTCGTCTTCAACATGAACGACCCGGTCGCCGGAAAGCTCCCCGTCCGCAAGGCCATCGCCTACCTCGTCGACCGCGAAGCCCTCGTCAAGCAGGTCTACGACGGAACGGCCACCTCGCTGTACTCGATCGTCCCGGCCGGCATCGCCTCGCACACCACCGCCTTCTTCGACCGCTACGGCGGCACCCCCCAGCCCGACAAGGCCAAGGCCGTCCTGCACGCCGCCGGCATCAAGGACAAGGTGAAGATCACCCTGTACTCGACGCCCTCGCGCTACGGCCCCTCCACGGACCAGGAATTCCAGCTGATCGCCAAGCAGCTGAACGACAGCGGCCTCTTCGAAGCCACCGTCAAGTCCGTCGAGTTCGACCAGTACGAGAAGGACATCGCCGACGGCAAGTACGGCGTCTACGTCAAGGGCTGGGTGCCCGACTACCCGGACGCCGACAACTTCACGCAGCCGTTCTTCGGCCCGGACAACATCCTGCACAACAACTACGACAACAAGGAGATCACCGGGACGATCATCCCGTCGACCTCCACGAAGTCCGACCGCGCCGCCGCCAACGCCGAATACAGCCGGCTCCAGGACATCGTCGCCGACGAGATCCCGCTGCTCCCGCTCTGGCAGAGCAAGCAGTACGCCGTCACCCGCCCCAACGTGACCGGCCTGCAGTGGTCCCTGGACGCCTCCACCGTCTTCCGCTTCTGGGAGATCAGCAAGGGCTGA
- a CDS encoding ABC transporter substrate-binding protein, which yields MNRKTMVLTAAAGLLTPALTACGSTSGGGAGSGAIIVGTTDRFEAADYAPAPLDPAYAYDAGSWNILRQTVQTLMHTPRGGGQPVPEAASDCRFTDTGNESYRCTLRPDLKFADGAPLTAQDVKFSIERVLAIKDENGPSSLLSTVDTVETKGADTIVFHLKTADATFPYKLSTPAAGIVSAKKYDAKKLRAGFTVEGSGPYTMKAEVKDNHLVRAVFTKNPNYKGDLKLQNDKAELRTFEDSDAMGKALEQGSIHVVSRTLSPAQITELSAHPPKGIKLVPLPGLEIRYLGFNTEAPVVKDKAVRQALAAAVDRNALIAKVYGKSAQPLYSLVPTTVTGHVNSFFNKYGEANTAKAADLLKAAGIKTPVKLTLNYTNDHYGDGTAAEFEALKTQLNSTQLFDVTVQGADWADFRPAQKKGDYAAYGLGWFPDYPDADNFLAPFLEQDNFLGTPYANSAVRTRLIPESRRAVDRGVAVPAITEIQDIVAEDVPVLPLWQGKQYVAARDGITGVEWSVNAISDLQLWELGRGVSG from the coding sequence ATGAACCGCAAGACCATGGTGCTGACGGCCGCCGCCGGACTGCTCACCCCCGCGCTGACCGCATGCGGCAGCACCAGCGGCGGAGGAGCGGGATCCGGAGCGATCATCGTCGGAACCACCGACCGGTTCGAGGCAGCCGACTACGCCCCCGCCCCGCTCGACCCCGCCTACGCCTACGACGCCGGCAGCTGGAACATCCTGCGCCAGACCGTCCAGACGCTGATGCACACCCCGCGCGGCGGCGGCCAGCCCGTCCCCGAAGCAGCCTCCGACTGCCGCTTCACCGACACCGGCAACGAGAGCTACCGCTGCACCCTGCGCCCGGACCTCAAGTTCGCCGACGGCGCCCCCCTCACCGCGCAGGACGTCAAGTTCTCCATCGAGCGCGTGCTCGCCATCAAGGACGAGAACGGCCCCTCCTCGCTGCTCTCCACCGTCGACACCGTCGAAACCAAGGGCGCCGACACCATCGTCTTCCACCTGAAGACCGCCGACGCGACCTTCCCCTACAAGCTCTCCACCCCCGCCGCGGGCATCGTCAGCGCCAAGAAGTACGACGCCAAGAAGCTCCGCGCCGGCTTCACCGTCGAGGGCTCCGGCCCCTACACGATGAAGGCCGAGGTCAAGGACAACCACCTCGTCCGCGCCGTCTTCACCAAGAACCCGAACTACAAGGGCGACCTGAAGCTGCAGAACGACAAGGCCGAACTGCGCACCTTCGAAGACTCCGACGCGATGGGCAAGGCCCTGGAACAGGGCTCCATCCACGTGGTCTCCCGCACCCTGTCGCCCGCGCAGATCACCGAGCTCTCCGCCCACCCGCCCAAGGGCATCAAGCTCGTCCCGCTGCCCGGCCTGGAGATCCGCTACCTCGGCTTCAACACCGAGGCCCCCGTCGTCAAGGACAAGGCCGTCCGCCAGGCCCTCGCGGCCGCCGTCGACCGCAACGCCCTCATCGCCAAGGTCTACGGGAAATCCGCGCAGCCCCTGTACTCGCTGGTCCCCACCACCGTGACCGGCCACGTCAACTCGTTCTTCAACAAGTACGGCGAGGCCAACACCGCCAAGGCCGCCGACCTGCTGAAGGCCGCCGGGATCAAGACCCCGGTCAAGCTGACCCTCAACTACACCAACGACCACTACGGCGACGGCACCGCGGCCGAGTTCGAAGCCCTCAAGACCCAGCTGAACTCCACCCAGCTCTTCGACGTCACCGTCCAGGGCGCCGACTGGGCCGACTTCCGGCCCGCGCAGAAGAAGGGCGACTACGCCGCCTACGGGCTCGGCTGGTTCCCCGACTACCCCGACGCCGACAACTTCCTCGCCCCCTTCCTGGAGCAGGACAACTTCCTGGGCACGCCGTACGCCAACAGCGCGGTGCGCACCAGGCTCATCCCCGAATCCCGGCGGGCGGTCGACCGCGGCGTCGCCGTCCCCGCGATCACGGAGATTCAGGACATCGTCGCCGAGGACGTACCCGTCCTGCCCCTGTGGCAGGGCAAGCAGTACGTCGCCGCGCGCGACGGGATCACCGGAGTGGAGTGGTCGGTCAACGCCATCTCCGACCTCCAGCTGTGGGAACTCGGCCGCGGCGTCAGCGGCTGA
- a CDS encoding HAD family hydrolase, whose translation MTSTVPAPVARTADGHALQAVLLDMDGTLVDTEGFWWEIEVDVFGELGHRLDESWRDVVVGGPMTRSAGFLIESTGADIGLAELSVLLNERFEARIADQVPLMPGAERLLAELARHNVPTALVSASHRRVIDQVLLTLGRDRFHLTVAGDEVARTKPHPDPYLMAARTLGAHPSRCAVIEDTATGVASAEAAGCRVVAIPSVGRIAPAPGRTIVRSLEDVDLPFLRSLITPMN comes from the coding sequence ATGACGAGCACAGTTCCCGCCCCCGTCGCCCGTACGGCCGACGGACATGCCCTGCAGGCGGTGCTGCTCGACATGGACGGCACCCTCGTCGATACCGAGGGGTTCTGGTGGGAGATCGAGGTCGACGTCTTCGGTGAACTCGGCCACCGCCTCGACGAGTCCTGGCGCGACGTGGTCGTCGGCGGCCCCATGACCCGCAGCGCCGGATTCCTCATCGAATCCACCGGCGCCGACATCGGCCTCGCCGAGCTCAGCGTGCTCCTCAACGAGCGCTTCGAAGCCCGCATCGCCGACCAGGTGCCCCTCATGCCGGGCGCCGAACGGCTGCTGGCCGAACTGGCCCGGCACAACGTGCCCACCGCCCTCGTCTCCGCCTCCCACCGGCGGGTCATCGACCAGGTCCTGCTCACCCTCGGCCGCGACCGCTTCCACCTGACGGTCGCCGGCGACGAAGTCGCCCGTACCAAGCCGCACCCCGACCCGTACCTCATGGCCGCCCGCACCCTGGGCGCACACCCCTCGCGCTGCGCCGTCATCGAGGACACCGCCACCGGTGTGGCCTCCGCCGAGGCAGCCGGCTGCCGGGTCGTCGCCATCCCCTCGGTCGGCCGGATCGCGCCCGCCCCGGGCCGGACCATCGTGCGCTCGCTCGAAGACGTGGACCTGCCGTTCCTGCGCTCCCTCATCACTCCGATGAACTGA
- a CDS encoding RecB family exonuclease, giving the protein MTTSPGSGPQDAAASSEPSADPVPGPESGRAGAVAPASLSPSRASDFMRCPLLYRFRVIDKLPEKPSAAATRGTLVHAVLERLFDHPAPERTAPRAKALIPAQWDRLLEAKPELTELFPQGDEGAGLARWLSEAEALVDRWFTLEDPTRLEPVEREFFVETELDSGLRLRGIIDRVDVAPTGEVRIVDYKTGKAPRPEYAEGALFQMKFYALVVWRLKGVLPRRLQLVYLGSGDVVTYDPVIEDLERMERKLLALWDAIREATETGEWRPRQTKLCGWCDHQAVCPEFGGTPPAYPLTISPGYRRAES; this is encoded by the coding sequence ATGACGACGAGCCCCGGCAGCGGTCCGCAGGATGCGGCAGCCAGTAGTGAGCCCAGTGCCGATCCCGTTCCCGGTCCCGAGTCCGGCCGGGCGGGGGCGGTGGCGCCCGCTTCGCTGTCTCCTTCGCGGGCGAGCGACTTCATGCGCTGTCCGTTGCTGTACCGGTTCCGGGTGATCGACAAGCTGCCGGAGAAGCCGAGTGCGGCGGCGACGCGGGGGACGTTGGTGCACGCGGTGCTGGAGCGGCTCTTCGATCATCCGGCGCCGGAGCGGACGGCGCCGCGGGCGAAGGCGTTGATTCCGGCGCAGTGGGACCGGCTGCTGGAGGCGAAGCCGGAGTTGACGGAGCTGTTCCCGCAGGGTGATGAGGGGGCGGGTCTGGCGCGGTGGCTGTCGGAGGCCGAGGCGCTGGTGGACCGGTGGTTCACGTTGGAGGACCCGACGCGGCTGGAGCCGGTGGAGCGGGAGTTCTTCGTGGAGACGGAGTTGGATTCGGGGCTTCGGCTGCGCGGGATCATCGACCGGGTGGACGTGGCTCCGACGGGCGAGGTGCGGATCGTCGACTACAAGACGGGGAAGGCTCCGCGGCCGGAGTATGCCGAGGGTGCGCTGTTCCAGATGAAGTTCTACGCGCTGGTGGTGTGGCGGCTGAAGGGGGTGCTGCCGCGCCGGCTCCAGTTGGTGTATCTGGGCAGTGGGGACGTGGTGACGTACGACCCGGTGATCGAGGATCTGGAGCGGATGGAGCGCAAGCTCCTGGCGCTGTGGGATGCGATCCGGGAGGCGACCGAGACGGGTGAGTGGCGGCCGCGGCAGACGAAGCTGTGCGGATGGTGTGATCATCAGGCGGTGTGTCCCGAGTTCGGGGGGACTCCCCCGGCCTACCCTCTGACGATCTCCCCCGGCTACCGCCGGGCGGAGTCCTGA
- a CDS encoding ferredoxin, translating into MTVQQEAPAGGAGGASEPLEVWIDQDLCTGDGICVQYAPEVFELDIDGLAYVKSPADELLVEAGATTPVPLVLLQDVVDSAKECPGDCIHVRRVSDRVEVFGPDAE; encoded by the coding sequence ATGACCGTGCAGCAGGAGGCTCCAGCGGGCGGCGCCGGCGGGGCCTCAGAGCCCCTTGAGGTCTGGATCGACCAGGACCTCTGCACCGGCGACGGCATCTGTGTGCAGTACGCGCCGGAGGTGTTCGAGCTGGACATCGATGGTCTGGCGTATGTGAAGAGCCCCGCCGACGAGCTGCTCGTGGAGGCGGGGGCGACGACTCCGGTTCCTTTGGTGCTGTTGCAGGACGTGGTGGATTCGGCGAAGGAATGTCCTGGCGACTGCATCCATGTAAGGCGTGTTTCGGACAGGGTCGAGGTCTTCGGTCCCGACGCCGAATAG
- the arc gene encoding proteasome ATPase, with protein sequence MAAHDDDINRGIRPARGSEDPAGQVAYLEQEIAVLRRKLADSPRHTRILEERIVELQTNLAGVSAQNERLANTLREARDQIVALKEEVDRLAQPPAGFGVFLQSNEDGTVDIFTGGRKLRVNVSPSVEPEDLRRGQEVMLNEALNVVEAMEFERAGDIVTLKEILEDGERALVVGHTDEERVVRLAEPLLDVTIRPGDSLLLEPRSGYVYEIVPKSEVEDLVLEEVPDIDYDKIGGLGDQIELIRDAVELPYLYPDLFKEHELRPPKGILLYGPPGCGKTLIAKAVANSLAKKVAEVTGQPTGKSYFLNIKGPELLNKYVGETERHIRLVFQRAREKASEGTPVIVFFDEMESLFRTRGSGVSSDVENTIVPQLLAEIDGVEGLENVIVIGASNREDMIDPAILRPGRLDVKIKIERPGAEAAKDIFAKYLKASLPLHSDDLSEHQGSSADTVHSMIQTVVEQMYAETEENRFLEVTYANGDKEVLYFKDFNSGAMIQNIVDRAKKMAIKAFLEHKQRGLRVAHLLQACVDEFKENEDLPNTTNPDDWARISGKKGERIVFIRTLVTGKQGADTGRSIDTVANTGQYL encoded by the coding sequence GTGGCAGCCCACGACGACGACATCAACCGCGGCATCCGGCCCGCGCGAGGGTCCGAGGACCCCGCCGGCCAGGTTGCCTACCTAGAGCAGGAAATCGCCGTCCTGCGACGTAAGCTCGCCGACTCTCCGCGACACACGAGGATTCTCGAAGAGCGGATCGTCGAGCTCCAGACAAACCTGGCAGGCGTCTCCGCCCAGAACGAACGCCTGGCGAACACCCTGCGCGAGGCCCGCGACCAGATCGTGGCCCTCAAGGAAGAAGTCGACCGGCTCGCACAGCCGCCGGCCGGCTTCGGAGTCTTCCTGCAGTCCAACGAAGACGGCACCGTCGACATCTTCACCGGCGGCCGCAAACTCCGAGTGAACGTGAGCCCCAGCGTCGAACCGGAAGACCTCCGGCGAGGCCAGGAGGTCATGCTCAACGAGGCCCTCAACGTGGTCGAGGCCATGGAATTCGAGCGGGCCGGGGACATCGTCACCCTCAAGGAGATCCTCGAGGACGGCGAGCGCGCCCTGGTGGTCGGGCACACCGACGAGGAAAGGGTGGTGAGGCTCGCCGAGCCGCTCCTGGACGTCACCATCCGCCCCGGCGACTCCCTGCTGCTCGAACCCCGCTCCGGCTACGTCTACGAGATCGTCCCCAAGAGCGAGGTCGAAGACCTCGTCCTCGAAGAGGTCCCGGACATCGACTACGACAAGATCGGCGGCCTGGGCGACCAGATCGAGCTGATCCGCGACGCCGTCGAGCTCCCCTACCTCTACCCCGACCTCTTCAAGGAACACGAACTACGGCCCCCGAAGGGCATCCTGCTGTACGGCCCCCCCGGCTGCGGCAAGACGCTCATCGCCAAGGCCGTCGCCAACTCCCTTGCCAAGAAGGTCGCCGAAGTCACCGGCCAGCCCACCGGGAAGTCCTACTTCCTGAACATCAAGGGCCCCGAACTCCTCAACAAGTACGTCGGCGAGACCGAGCGGCACATCCGCCTCGTCTTCCAGCGTGCCAGGGAGAAGGCGAGCGAGGGCACCCCCGTCATCGTCTTCTTCGACGAGATGGAATCCCTCTTCCGCACCCGCGGATCAGGCGTCAGCTCGGACGTGGAGAACACCATCGTCCCCCAGCTGCTCGCCGAGATCGACGGCGTGGAAGGCCTGGAGAACGTCATCGTCATCGGCGCCTCCAACCGCGAGGACATGATCGACCCGGCCATCCTGCGCCCCGGCCGACTCGACGTGAAGATCAAGATCGAGCGCCCCGGAGCCGAGGCCGCGAAGGACATCTTCGCGAAGTACCTCAAGGCCTCGCTGCCCCTGCACTCGGACGACCTGTCCGAACACCAGGGCTCCTCGGCCGACACCGTCCACAGCATGATCCAGACCGTCGTCGAGCAGATGTACGCCGAAACCGAGGAAAACCGCTTCCTCGAGGTCACGTACGCCAACGGCGACAAGGAAGTCCTCTACTTCAAGGACTTCAACTCGGGCGCGATGATCCAGAACATCGTGGACCGTGCGAAGAAGATGGCCATCAAGGCCTTCCTCGAGCACAAGCAGCGGGGCCTTCGCGTCGCCCACCTCCTCCAGGCTTGCGTGGACGAGTTCAAGGAGAACGAAGACCTCCCCAACACCACCAACCCCGACGACTGGGCCCGAATCTCCGGAAAGAAGGGCGAGCGGATCGTATTCATCCGCACGCTCGTCACCGGAAAGCAAGGCGCGGACACCGGACGCTCCATCGACACGGTGGCCAACACCGGTCAGTACCTCTGA
- a CDS encoding response regulator transcription factor: MAIRVLLVDDQPLLRTGFRMILEAEQDLAVVGEAGDGLQALDQVRALQPDVVLMDIRMPRMDGVEATRQITGPGRDGPAKVLVLTTFDLDEYVVEALRAGASGFLLKDAPAVELVQAIRVVAGGEAMLAPSITRRLLDKYAGHLPSGEDSVPDALGTLTEREVEVLKLVARGLSNAEIAADLFVSETTVKTHVGHVLTKLGLRDRVQAAVYAYESGLVRPGAGQ, translated from the coding sequence GTGGCGATCCGCGTACTGCTGGTCGACGACCAGCCGCTCCTGCGCACCGGTTTCCGGATGATCCTGGAGGCGGAGCAGGACCTGGCGGTGGTCGGCGAGGCCGGGGACGGTCTGCAGGCGCTGGACCAGGTGCGGGCGCTGCAGCCCGATGTGGTGCTGATGGACATCCGGATGCCGCGGATGGACGGGGTGGAGGCGACCCGGCAGATCACGGGTCCGGGCCGGGACGGTCCGGCGAAGGTGCTGGTCCTGACGACTTTCGATCTGGACGAGTACGTGGTGGAGGCGCTGCGGGCGGGGGCCAGCGGGTTCCTGCTGAAGGATGCGCCCGCCGTGGAGCTGGTGCAGGCGATCCGGGTGGTGGCGGGTGGTGAGGCGATGCTCGCGCCGAGCATCACGCGGCGGCTGCTGGACAAGTACGCGGGTCATCTGCCGTCGGGTGAGGACAGTGTTCCGGATGCGCTGGGCACGCTGACCGAGCGCGAGGTCGAGGTGCTGAAGCTGGTGGCGCGCGGGTTGTCGAACGCGGAGATCGCGGCGGATCTGTTCGTGAGCGAGACGACGGTGAAGACGCATGTGGGTCATGTGCTGACGAAGCTGGGTCTGCGCGACCGGGTGCAGGCGGCGGTGTACGCGTACGAGAGCGGTCTGGTGCGGCCGGGCGCCGGCCAGTAG
- a CDS encoding site-2 protease family protein → MADTEETGERTGRRRGPGGGLLMGRPFGVPVYVSPSWFLVAALITWVFGNQLDRILPDLGPARYLVALFFAVAFYASVLVHELAHTIAALRFKLPVRRIQLQFFGGVSEIEKESETPGREFVLAFVGPLLSLLLAGAFYLGMKTVEPASVPGVLLAGLMISNLLVAAFNLLPGLPLDGGRMLRAVIWGITGKPMTGTIAAAWVGRGLAVTVLLGLPLLTHTGALGNPTQEIGGMDTVMDALLAAILAAIIWTGAGNSLRMARLREHLPELQARKLTRRAIPVQNATPLSEALRRANEAGARALVVVDGLGDPTGIVRETAIASVPEHRRPWIAVSTLSQDLTDGMKVSADLTGEELLDHLRATPASEYLVLETGGAIYGVLSTLDVEKAFVKAMARPQS, encoded by the coding sequence GTGGCAGACACCGAGGAAACCGGCGAGCGCACGGGCCGGCGCCGAGGACCGGGCGGCGGACTCCTCATGGGCCGCCCCTTCGGCGTGCCCGTCTACGTCTCGCCCAGCTGGTTCCTCGTCGCCGCCCTCATCACCTGGGTCTTCGGCAACCAGCTCGACCGGATCCTCCCCGACCTCGGACCCGCCCGCTACCTCGTCGCCCTCTTCTTCGCCGTCGCCTTCTACGCCTCGGTCCTCGTCCACGAACTCGCCCACACCATCGCCGCCCTCCGCTTCAAACTCCCCGTCCGCCGCATCCAGCTCCAGTTCTTCGGCGGCGTCTCCGAGATCGAGAAGGAATCCGAAACCCCCGGCCGCGAATTCGTCCTCGCCTTCGTCGGCCCCCTCCTCTCCCTCCTCCTCGCCGGCGCCTTCTACCTCGGCATGAAAACCGTCGAACCCGCCAGCGTCCCCGGCGTCCTCCTCGCCGGCCTGATGATCTCCAACCTCCTCGTCGCCGCCTTCAACCTCCTCCCCGGCCTCCCCCTCGACGGCGGCCGCATGCTCCGCGCCGTCATCTGGGGCATCACCGGCAAACCCATGACCGGCACCATCGCCGCCGCCTGGGTCGGCCGCGGCCTCGCCGTCACCGTCCTCCTCGGCCTCCCGCTCCTCACCCACACCGGAGCCCTCGGCAACCCCACCCAGGAAATCGGCGGCATGGACACCGTCATGGACGCCCTCCTCGCCGCCATCCTCGCCGCCATCATCTGGACCGGAGCCGGAAACAGCCTGCGCATGGCCCGCCTGCGCGAACACCTCCCGGAACTCCAAGCCCGCAAACTCACCCGCCGCGCCATCCCCGTCCAGAACGCCACCCCCCTCTCCGAAGCCCTGCGCCGCGCCAACGAAGCCGGCGCCCGCGCCCTCGTCGTCGTCGACGGACTCGGAGACCCCACCGGCATCGTCCGCGAAACCGCCATCGCCTCCGTACCCGAACACCGCCGCCCCTGGATCGCCGTCAGCACCCTCTCCCAGGACCTCACCGACGGCATGAAGGTTTCCGCGGACCTCACCGGCGAAGAACTCCTCGACCACCTGCGCGCCACCCCCGCCTCCGAATACCTCGTACTCGAAACCGGCGGCGCGATCTACGGAGTCCTCTCCACCCTCGACGTCGAGAAGGCCTTCGTGAAGGCCATGGCGCGGCCCCAGTCCTGA